GCCATTATTGTTGTTCTTTTTGATTATTCTATACCAAAACGCCTTCACCACCTCCGGAGATGTCAACACATGAACCTGTCATCCAGCCTGAGGCATCACTCAGTAGATAGATGGCAAGGTTTGCAACATCATCGGTAGTACCGAAGCGTTTCAATGGATATCTGAGTTGGGCTCCTTCCAGCGTCTCTTTATCAACATCATTGGTGATGAGATCTGTCCATACCATACCTGGGCAAACACAGTTGACACGAATCTGACGAGAAGCGAGCTCCAAAGCCAAACACTTGGCGTATGCCACAATAGCACCCTTTGAGGCACTATAGACGGCATTACCCATTGAAGGAGATTGGTATGCACGTGAAGCTATATAGACAATGGACGAAGCCTTGTTGATTTTCTTCTTTGAGAGCAATGCAGTTTGCAACAAAATTGGAGCCTCCATATTAGGCTGCATCACGTGAGCAATATCATCCTTGCTAATCTGCTTGCAAGGAACACGACTACCCACACCTGCACATTGCACCAGACCATCCAGTTTAGGCAGTTCGCTAACCAGACGATCAATATCCTCTGCTTTAGTAAGATCAGCAGAGATGGCTTTGTGGTCACCTTCGGACATCAGACTCAGAGTCTCGTTCAGACGCTCTACGTTGCGACCTGTAATGATAACAGTAGCACCCATCTTGGCACAAGCAAGAGCGATTCCCTTGCCTATGCCTGATGATGCTCCAGTAACAAGAATCTGTTTGCCAACAAGGGAAAACGGATTGAATTGTTCCATGGTTACTTTACTTTTCGTTTTAGTTTTCGTCTTCGTTATCGTTTTCGTATGAAGTCAAAGACTGAGTTCTTTACTTATTGTTGATGAGGTTGAATACGTCCTCTACGGTTACGCAAGCACGAAGATCTGCACCTGTGATTACCTTGCTGTACTGAGTCTTAGCGAGAGCGATACATCCCATACCAGTGAGTGAAGACCACTCATCGAGGTCGTGGAATATGGTAGAAGGCTGAATTTCACTTACATCAGTGTCATCAAAAAGGTCAGCAAAGTTTGCTACAAATTCATTGAGTTCCATTACAATAAAAAATTAAAAGTTAATACTATGATAATTGATCTTTGATTTCAGTCATCGTACAGGACTGCATTCCATAGCGTTCCTTGCACTTTTTATAAGTCTGGAGGACTCCTTCGAGAAATCGAAGGTTCTCCTCCATGTTTGCACCAAAGTTATGCGGATGCCACCACAAGTGGTACATCTCACTCTTCTTGGCGGCATAGGTCATTTCCTTCTTGATACGTCTAAGACGAAGCTCCTCTAAGAAAAAAAGACGAGAGCTATACGGACGAAGCATACGGCTGGCACATACATTCAGCATTCCCTCCTTGTATTCCAACTTTTCGTAAGGAATGGAGGTCATGCCACCCACATTGATATAGGCATCGAGCAGTCGGCAGATGCGGTTCTTGATCTCCTCAAATGTACTCTTTGGCTCATTGAAGAACTTGAGCGCATTGCCACGATAAGACGTGATACCATATTTTGCACAAATCTTCAGATGTTCGTCTGATACCTGATTCCTTGGGAAGACAATGCTCTTGATTTCAATACCATTACGTTTAGCAACCTCTACCGCTTTCTTCGTGTCGGCATCAAACTGTTCTGTTGTCTGACCCTCTGCCCAACAATAGTAATGGCAGTAGGTGTGAGTACCAAACTCCATCCCCTTGTGTGAGTTAATTCTTTTTGCCACCTCCGGTTGGAAGAAAAGACATTCTTCTTCAGCAGTAATCTGAGTTATGTAATCGTGCTCGTAAGGTGACTTGACCGTTTGCTTGTATGTAGGATGTACCTGAGGGATGTCTGCAAGCAACTCCTTACTGTTGGAGTACATGATCATACCCACAGTAGCGAAGGTGGCATGCACGTCATATTTCTCAAAGAGGGCTATCATCTTGTTGATAACATCCGGTACCTGCTTGACATGCGTCTGCCCATAACCGTCCTTGGTAAGAACATCTATGATGCCCCACATCAACTCATAGTCGAGGGAAATTACGAGAGTGCCTTTATTGGGATTGTTCATTTGTCCTATCATTTAACAATTATACCCAATTGGTTTCGCCATCGCTATCTGCAAATGTAGTCAGCAAGAAGGTGCGAGCCTCCACATCTGCCTTTCTATCCTTCACCTTCACAAAGCCAATAACAGGACGAGGGCGACCAATAGACTTGCACCCATGACTCTCCAGCACGTCATCCACAACTTTCAGCGAGCTACCAGCTATCAACATACCAATATGCAGTTTGCTCATCACCTTCTTGGCTGCCAGATAGATATTCTCAAACGCCTTGGCATCACTCATATCGCAACGATAGTCAACAAGCAGCATCACGGTCATGTGCTTCTGGATGGTGGTTCGTACTACAAAAAAATCATCCGACTGCTCATCCTTATAGAAAGCGTATGGATGCAGGTCATTGAAGTAACGCCATTGCAAGAATTCCCTATTGCGAGCAATCTCTAAAAGATTATCGTTATATGGCTTTGTCAGTGCTGGCATTTCCTCACGCGAAAGTTCACGGAAGGTCTTACCATTGACAGTAACTGATGAGGGGAACTTCTCTGCTTTGATGTTTGTCCGGAAGAGAGAGATAAACATGCTCAAAGGATTAACAATTCCCACATACTTGCGAATCTCTCCCAACATCTTATTGCCCATCTTCAGGTGGATAGGTAGAGCAGTAGGGCCAGAACCTGTAGAACAAGAACGAGGATGCTTATCCATACAAGCCAGTAGCACATCCACGCCCCAACCTGTCTTTCTGAGGTCTTCATCCACAATCAGGTCGAAAAGCCAAACGGTATCTGTTCGCTCCTGCTTATAGTAGTACGACATCTCCGATGCCAACACCTGACCATGTACACTTCCATCCTCTTCGCGAAGGATAAGGCATTGGTCAAGGGCACGCTCATTTCTATTGAACCAGAACTCCAGATAATCCTTGGCAGGAATCACTTTATCTGGATATATCTTCTTATTATAATCTTGCAGCTGCTGCAAGTCTGCTTTCGTTAATGTTTTCGCTTCCATATATTAATAATAAACAATGTGCATGAATAATGTAAATGCCAGATGCAATGCTGCCACCCTGGCAAAGAACTTATACCTATCATTTCCCCATTGCTCAAGGAAGAGCGGATAGATAAGAACTATAGGATACATAAACCAACTGAGGTAGGCAATACGGTTGGTAAACGATGCGTACATACAAAGCATCCATACTGCATTTACTAGTGTATATGTACAAAAGATGATGTTATACCACTTGTCTTGTATCTTTCTCTTAGTGATAGCATACCATCCCATCAGAATGGGCATAGCGGAATAGATGATAAAGTCCAGACGGAAACCACCTCTATCAAAAATCACATCCTCTGATCTATCACTCAAAAGATAACCAGCACCCTTATCATCAGTCAAACCCGCAAACAAAAGTTGGAAGTAGGATATGTGCAAAGCTGATAATATGAAGCAAACAATCCAGAAGTAAATATAGTATTTTGGTTTCTTGTTGTAGAACAATGTTGCCACCATGGCAGCAATAGGAACCTGCATAGAATGATGGAAACCATAAGACAGCAGCACAAAAGAGATGCATATTTTCAAATTGTCACGATAAGCAAGAGCAATCAAGAAGAGAGAA
The DNA window shown above is from Bacteroides faecium and carries:
- a CDS encoding SDR family NAD(P)-dependent oxidoreductase, yielding MEQFNPFSLVGKQILVTGASSGIGKGIALACAKMGATVIITGRNVERLNETLSLMSEGDHKAISADLTKAEDIDRLVSELPKLDGLVQCAGVGSRVPCKQISKDDIAHVMQPNMEAPILLQTALLSKKKINKASSIVYIASRAYQSPSMGNAVYSASKGAIVAYAKCLALELASRQIRVNCVCPGMVWTDLITNDVDKETLEGAQLRYPLKRFGTTDDVANLAIYLLSDASGWMTGSCVDISGGGEGVLV
- a CDS encoding acyl carrier protein, with the translated sequence MELNEFVANFADLFDDTDVSEIQPSTIFHDLDEWSSLTGMGCIALAKTQYSKVITGADLRACVTVEDVFNLINNK
- a CDS encoding polysaccharide deacetylase family protein; its protein translation is MNNPNKGTLVISLDYELMWGIIDVLTKDGYGQTHVKQVPDVINKMIALFEKYDVHATFATVGMIMYSNSKELLADIPQVHPTYKQTVKSPYEHDYITQITAEEECLFFQPEVAKRINSHKGMEFGTHTYCHYYCWAEGQTTEQFDADTKKAVEVAKRNGIEIKSIVFPRNQVSDEHLKICAKYGITSYRGNALKFFNEPKSTFEEIKNRICRLLDAYINVGGMTSIPYEKLEYKEGMLNVCASRMLRPYSSRLFFLEELRLRRIKKEMTYAAKKSEMYHLWWHPHNFGANMEENLRFLEGVLQTYKKCKERYGMQSCTMTEIKDQLS
- a CDS encoding EpsG family protein; the protein is MDFIPAQYYYDVYLVIATLLSFSCLTFYNRRDVSLSLNVNQENKKAFWLFFIFAIFVGVRPISEYFADMTQYYGIYTRWSGSFTFNWDVENLLYDNQMMWFANIRLEPVIYYLYIAFIYFGGMYVACRKMFPGNAYAALLVCLVAFSTFGAGTNGIKAGSAGSLFLIALAYRDNLKICISFVLLSYGFHHSMQVPIAAMVATLFYNKKPKYYIYFWIVCFILSALHISYFQLLFAGLTDDKGAGYLLSDRSEDVIFDRGGFRLDFIIYSAMPILMGWYAITKRKIQDKWYNIIFCTYTLVNAVWMLCMYASFTNRIAYLSWFMYPIVLIYPLFLEQWGNDRYKFFARVAALHLAFTLFMHIVYY